Below is a genomic region from uncultured Erythrobacter sp..
CCCGGCATCAATCAGGTCGCCGAAGTGGTCGAGAGCCTAAAGACCAACCCCGGCAGCCGCCGCCACATCATCGAAGGCTGGAACGTGGCCGAGCTTGACCGGATGGCGCTGCCGCCCTGTCACAAGACCTATCAGTTCCATGTGAGCGGAAACAGACTCAATTGCCTGCTCTACCAGCGCTCTTGCGACGTCGCGCTCGGCCTGCCGTTCAACCTGTGGTCGGCTGCGCTTTTGACTTGCATGATGGCGCAGCAGACGGGTCTCGAACCGGGTGAGCTGGTGTGGATGGGCGGGGATGTGCACCTGTACATGAATCACGCGCATCTGATCGAAGAACAGCTCTCACGCGAGCCTTCGGGCAAGCCCGTTTTCGAAATCACCCGAAAGCCTGAAACAATTTTCGATTACAAAATTGAGGATTTTGTAGTGCATGATTACGCGCCGCAGGCTCCGATCAAGGCCCCTGTTGCGGTCTGATAGCATGTCCTTGACCGCGCTTTGCGGCTGACTTACCCGCTCCCAACAAGCCCTCACTGACGCAGCGTAAACACGCGCATTCACGGGCGGCGCTATGACTCTTTCTGGGAGAGCACCCCTATGGCCGATTCGGCCGATCCGACCCCTCAAGGTGGCAATCGCCCCAAGCTCGCGCTGCATGTGCCCGAGCCAAAGTTCCGTCCGGGCGACCAGGCGGATTTTTCCGATATCGATATTGGCCAGCCTGGAGACCAGCCGCGTCCTGACGAAAGCACCAAGCCAGAGGACATGAAAGACCTCGCCTATGGCCTCGTGCGGGTGCTGGGCGATGACAACAAAGCGCATGGGCCTTGGGATCCGAAGCTCGATCCTGACACGTTGCGCACAATGCTCGGCCATATGGCAATGGTGCGCGCGTTCGATGAACGCATGTTCCGCGGTCAGCGGCAGGGCAAGACGTCGTTTTACATGAAGTGCACTGGCGAAGAGGCGACCAGCGTCTCTGCGTCGATGGCGCTGGCGAGCGACGACATGGTGTTTCCTTCGTACCGCCAGCAAGGCATCCTGATCGCGCGCGGCTATCCGCTGATCGAGATGATCAACCAGATCTATTCGAACAAGGGCGATAAGCTGAAAGGCCGCCAGCTTCCGATTATGTATTCGAGCCGCGAGCACAGTTTCTTCTCGATCTCGGGTAACCTCGCGACGCAAACACCGCAAGCGGTGGGCTGGGCCATGGCGAGCGCGATCAAGGGCGACAGCCGGATTGCGGCAACATGGGTGGGCGAGGGCTCAACGGCGGAAGGCGACTTCCACTCGGCCTGCACCTTTGCGGCCGTCTACAACGCGCCGGTGATCCTCAATGTGATCAACAACCAGTGGGCGATCTCAAGCTTTAGCGGCTTTGCAGGCGCAGAGCGCACCACCTTTGCCGCTCGCGCCTTGGGCTATGGCCTTGCGGGCCTTCGCGTCGATGGCAATGATGCGCTTGCCTGCTATGCCGCACAGCAATGGGCAGCGAACCGCGCTCGCGCCAATCAGGGGCCGACGCTGATAGAGTTCTTCACCTACCGCGCAGAGGGGCACTCCACATCGGACGATCCATCGGTTTATCGCAGCGCGCAAGAGCAGGATGAGTGGCCGCTTGGCGATCCGGTGATGCGGCTCAAGAACCACATGATCGCGATCGGTGAATGGGACGAGGAACGCCACGCTGCGATGGACCTCGAAGCCGCTGAACTGGTCAAGAAGACCACCAAGGAAGCCGAAAAGAACGGCATTCTGGGTCACGGCTTGCACCACCCGTTCCACACTATGTTCGAAGACGTGTTTGAAGAGCTGCCTTGGCATCTTGAGGAACAGGCCGCGCAGGCGACCCGTGAGCGCAAAATCAAGTGGCCCGACAGCCACCCCAAAGATGGAGCGGGCAAATGAGCGCAGACGTGAAAACCGACGCCCCCGCAGAGGCAGTCGAAGAGCGCCGGATCAATATGATCGAGGCGATCAACGAAGCGCTCGACACAATGCTGGCGCGCGATCCCGATGTGATCGTGATGGGCGAGGATATCGGCTATTTCGGCGGCGTGTTCCGTTGTACCGCCGGCCTTCAGGAGAAGCACGGCAAGACCCGTGTGTTCGACACCCCGATCAGCGAATGCGGAATTATCGGTGTCGCAGTGGGCATGGGCGCATACGGCCTTCGCCCGGTCCCCGAAATCCAGTTTGCCGACTACATCTATCCGGGCCTCGATCAGCTGATCTCCGAAGCCGCGCGGCTGCGTTATCGTTCTGCAACCGAATATATCGCGCCGATGACGGTGCGCTCACCCTTTGGCGGCGGCATCTTTGGCGGGCAGACGCACTCGCAATCGCCAGAAAGCATTTTCACCCACGTATCGGGGCTGAAGACTGTGATCCCGTCAACGCCCTACGATGCCAAGGGGCTGCTCATCAGCTGCATCGAAGACAATGATCCGGTGATCTTTTTCGAGCCCAAGCGTATTTATAACGGACCGTTTACCGGCTTTTACGACAAGCCGGTCGAACCGTGGAAGAAGCATCCCGACAGCGCCGTGCCCGAAGGGTATTACAAAGTCCCGCTCGGCAAGGCGCGCCATGTGGCCGAGGGCGAAGAGCTGACCGTGCTGGCCTACGGCACCATGGTTCACGTGGCTGAGGCCGTGTGCCGCGAGAAGGGTATCGATGCCGACATTCTCGATCTGCGCACGCTGGTTCCGCTCGACATTGAAGCTATCGAAGCTTCGGTGAAAAAGACCGGACGCTGCCTGATAGTGCACGAGGCAACCCGCACCAGCGGCTTTGGCTCGGAACTGTCGGCGCTGGTCACAGAACGCTGTTTCTACCACCTCGAAGCGCCGGTTGAACGCGTCACCGGTTTCGACACACCCTATCCGCACAGCCTCGAATGGGCCTATTTCCCCGGCCCGGTTCGTATTGGCGAAGCAATCGACAAGATTTTGAAGGACTGACCCGATGGCCAAGTTCACTTTCAACATGCCCGATGTGGGCGAAGGCGTGGCCGAGGCGGAGATCGTCGAATGGCACGTCAAGGTCGGCGACACGGTTTCCGAGGACCAGCATCTGGTCGACGTGATGACCGACAAGGCGACGATCGACATCGAAAGCCCGGTTGACGGCACAGTGGTCGAAGTGGCTGGCGAAGTCGGCGATGTCATCGCGGTTGGCTCGATGCTGCTCGTGGTCGAGGTCGAAGGTGAGGTTTCCGAGGAAGCGGAAGAGGAAGCGTCTACTTCTGAACCCGCGCCCGCTTCGGAGCCGGCTCCAGCACCCGAACCGGCACCGACGCCCGCACCGGCGCCCGCTCCCTCTCCGGCACCCGAGCCAGAACCCGCGCCTGCGCCAGCATCGGCAAAAGTCCTCGCCAGTCCCGCAGTGCGCCAGCGCGCGCGCGATCTCGGCATTGATTTGGGCGAAGTGAAGCCTGCCGATGATGGCCGCGTGCGCCACGGCGATCTCGATCAGTTCCTTGCTTACAATTCGGGCGGCGGCTTTGCGCCTGCGGGCCAGACACGCACGGACGAGCCGATCAAGGTGATCGGTCTGCGCAAACGGATCGCCCAGAATATGAGCGCGGCCAAGCGCAACATTCCGCACTTCACCTATGTCGAGGAATGCGACGTCACCGCGCTTGAAGCGATGCGCGCCGACCTCAACAATGCGCGCGGTTCAAAGCCCAAGCTGACAATGCTTCCGCTGCTGATCAGTGCCTTCTGCAAGCTCATCCCCAGCTATCCGATGATCAATGCCCGCTATGATGACGAAGCAGGCGTAGTCACGCGCCATGGCTCGGTGCATCTCGGCATGGCGACGCAGACCGACAATGGCCTGATGGTGCCGGTGATCCGCGACGCGCAGGCGCGCAATCTGTGGCAGCTCGCAAACGAGATCGGCCGCCTGGCCAATGCCGCGCGCGATGGTTCAGCCAAGTCAGAGGAGCTTTCCGGCTCGACACTGACTGTCACTTCACTCGGGCCGCTTGGAGGCGTTGCAACCACTCCGGTCATCAACCGCCCTGAAGTTGCGATCATCGGCCCTAACCGCATTATCGAGCGTCCGATGTTCGTGCGCCAGCCTGACGGGAGCGAGCGGATCGAGAAGCGCAAGCTGATGAATATCTCGATTTCCTGCGATCACCGTGTGGTCGACGGTTTCGATGCGGCCAGCTTTATTCAGGACGTGAAAAAGCTCATCGAAACACCGGTCTTGCTGCTGTCTGATTAAGGCGGGAAAATAAGTTCGCTTTTTGCGAATAGGGCCGTTGACAGCCTATGTGCACGGCCCTATTTGCGCGTCTCCCAAGTGGCTGCGCGGGTGTAGCTCAGTTGGTTAGAGTGTCGGCCTGTCACGCCGAAGGTCGCGGGTTCGAGTCCCGTCACTCGCGCCACTTGGGACATTTTTCCTCAATCGAACTTGTCTGATAGCGCCGCAAGGTTCGCTTCGTGCTGCGCTTTGTCGATCTTGTAGCGTGACACGAAAAACAGCGCGACCATGTAGAGCACCAGCAGCGACGGTGCATACAGTGCGCCCAGCCACCACAATGTGTCCGCTGGAACGGTGCCGGACTCCGGATTATCAGGAAACGCGATAACCGTAAGGATCGCGCCCGCTGCTAGCACGCCAAGGCCCTGCGTTGTCTTTCGCGTGAAAGTCATGGCGGCGTAATAAACCCCCTCATTCCGGCGTCCGGTCTTGAGCTGGTTCGATTCAACCAAATCGGCGATCATCGCATAGGATACCGCTTGCACCGCGATGATAAAGGCGAGGTCGAGTGTGTTCACCGCAACGATGATCGGAAACAGGATCGGGTCGCCATTTTCCGGCATCATACCGGCAAGTCGCAGCAAATAAGGCGCCGGCTGGATCGAGAAGGCGAGCAGACCGAGAACAATTGTCGCGCGTTTCTTACCCCAGCGTCGCGCTGCGCGTGGTGCGATGACCAATGCGATCGCTGCCGACACAAAGACCAGAGCGGTCCAGATGAAGATCTGTTCTTCGCTAAAGCCCCAGAAGTGATTGAGCATCAGGAAGATAAGGCCGGCATGCAGCCCCGCAGCCACCGCAAAGACAATGGTTGCGGCAAACAATGCCAGAAAGCTTCTCTCACTGAGCACTTCGTACATCTCACGAAAGACGCGCCGGACGCCGAAGCTTTCCGTGCTCGCCTTTGGCTTGGTCAGCGTCGGGATACGGTGATGCGTGCCGATAGCGGAAACGATGATCGCTGCGAACAATACTATACCGGCGATCACGCCATAGGTTTCATAAGCCTCGCGGTCGCGCATGCCGAGCGGACCGGTGAGCAATACGCCGAACATGAGGATGCTCATCATATTGCCGCCGACCCATCCAAAGAAGAGGCGGAAGCTCTGCAAGCTCGTGCGTTCCTGATAATCGCGCGACAATTCTGGCAGCAGCGCGCTTGAAGGCGTCTCGTAAAAGGTGATGAATGTACGGATCAGAATTGCCAGCACCGTAAGATAGACGAACAGGCCGAACTGCGAGAGATCTGGCGGGTTCCACAACAGGAAATAGCTGAGCCCGACGGGAAGCGCGGCGGCATACATAAAGGGATGACGCCGGCCCCAGCGAGAACTGAAATTGTCCGACCAATAGCCGACCAGCGGATCGGAAAAGGCATCGAAAACAAGCGCGATCAGGATCGCAAGGCCGACCAGACTGGGCTCCAGACCGATGACCGAGCCGTAAAACAGCAGCAGGAAATAATCGAAACCGTTATTCTTGATTCCGAATGCTGCGGCACCGAAGCCATGCAGCAGTTTGAGGGCAAGCGATGGCGGCGGAATCTCGCCAGCCGGATTGGGCACCTCAACGGGCTTTGCGCCCGCATCTGCATTGCTTGCCATATAAGTTACTCTCCCGGGCCCGGAAGCTAGGCAAGCGGGTGGCGGCTGGCAATGACGTTCGCAGAATAGGTTACTCAACCAAATGGTTGACTCTTTGCGTGAGCAGCAATACTAAACCATATGGTTGATAATAACGAGACGGTCCTCTCTGTGTTTCGCGCGCTAGGTGATCCCAGCCGTTTGGCGATGATCGAGCGATTGTCGCGCGGTCCGGCCAATGTCAGCGAACTGGCCGAGCCGCTCGACATGTCGCTGGCCGGTGCGTCGAAACATGTCGGCGTGCTCGAAGCGGCAGGATTGCTGGTGCGGACCAAGCGCGGGCGCGAGCGGGTGTGCGAGCTGCGGCCCGGTGCGCTGTTCGAGGCACGCGACTGGGTGCAGCGCTACTCGAAATTCTGGAACGAGCGGCTCGACGCATTGGAACAGGCTTTGGAGGCAGATGAAAATGAGTGATTACGGAATCCAGACAGGACCAAGCGAGCTTCAGTTTACCCGCCTGTTCAACGCCAGCGCAGACAAGGTCTGGCAGTTTCTCGTCGATCCGGAAAAGCGCAAATTGTGGTTTTGCGGCGGGTCAACCGACGATCACGTTGGCGGAAAGATCACCTTCGAGTTCGACCACCGCCGCCTATCTGAAAGCGATCCTCCGGAAAAATACGCTTCCGAGGAAGTCGTGACCCATTATGGTGAAATCCTCGAAATCAACCCGCCGCGACGGCTCGCCTTTACGTGGTTCGAATCCGCTGGTGCAGATTCGAGCGTGGTCGAGATTGACCTCAAGCCGCTCGGTGAGGGGCAGACCGAACTGCGCCTCGTTCATAAGGGCGTGGTAGGACGCGAGATGTTGATCGGTGTGTTCGCCGGTTGGCACGGCCATTTCGACCTGCTCGCCGAAGTGCTTGTAGGCCCGCGCACAACCGATTTCTGGGTGCGTGATCAGCAGCTTGAGGCTGAATATGAGAGCAAGATCTAGTCAGGTTCTTGTGGCGGTGACCAGCTGCCGGTTTCCATCCAGATCAGGAACCGCTTGAGCGGCAGGAGCCAGATGATCCCGAGGACCAGATAAACAATCGTCTGGGCGAGGCCGGGCCACTGCCCGATCAAGCCGGGTGCATAGCGCGCGATCACAATCGCATAGACCATCAGGGCGATAAACAGCGCGAGAATGCCGACAGGAATTCGCCAGGTGGGTTCTTCGCGCATTATCCGATCCCGTAAATGCGTGTGGGTGTGACGATGGCATCGAGCGGCATGTCATGCGGCTCTAGCGGCAATTCCTCGACCAGTTGCACATCCCATGCAAGACCGATCACCATCCGGCCTGGATTAGCGGCCAGCCAGCGATCGTAATGCCCGCCGCCCTGACCAAGCCGCTCTAGCGCGGCGGTGAAGCCGACCAGCGGGATGAACAATACATCGGGTGCGACATCGGCGGCGTCCGATGCAGGCTGAAGCATGCCGAACGCGCCTTTTTCCAAATCGCTTTCGCCATGCGGATCGCTGTGTTCGCGGAATATCATCGGAGCATCGGGCGCGGTGAAAGCGGGGAGGGCGATCCTGTGACCCGCTTCGTGAAAGAAGCGCGCATAACCGCCCGCCGGAGCCTCGACAGAATTGGCGTGATATAGCCCGATCACGGCCTCGTTCCCGATCTTCTCAAGTAAAGGGGCAGGGGGGCGGTTGAACAGCAAAGCGCGGATCGCATCGGATTGCGCCGCTACATGCTCCTTGCGCGCGGCGCGCAAAGCCTTGCGAAGATCGGATTTAGAAGTCACGCGGTGCAAATGTCCTCAATCAAAACGGCCCGAAGGGCCGCAAGCCCGACCGGGCGCCCGCAGCGATGCGATCTCTGATCGCAATGAGCGAGGAAATCGCACCCGCGGAGGCGGGTGCGCAAATAGGAATGACGGGACCACCATGGGTCGGTGCCTGGAAATCCTCTGACGCCAAAAACGTCAGGTGGGCGCCGTATGCTCAAGTCCCACAGCCGAACTGGTGGACAAGAGCAGGGACAACTCCCTTGGATTGCTTATAGCCTCAGGGATTTTCGGTGGCTCGTACCGGGCAGCCCCGCCGATAATGGACTTAGGAGCCCGCGGCCTGACCTTCAAGCTCGCTTGCCGCTTCTTCTGCACGCGCGGCGAGGGCTTCGAGCTTTTCGGCGAGTGCTTCGGAGTGCGCGGCATCCTCAGCCGGCCCGCCAAACAGGTCGTGCTGGTGGCGCGCTTGCTCTTTCAGATCGGCGACTTCCTGCCGCAAGATGTCATTGTCCTTGCGCGCCCGCTCTTCGGCTTTTCTAAGAGTTTCGACCTCGGCGAGCAGTTGAGCCTGTTTTCCGCCAGCGCGTTCTTTGTCGTGTTCAATTTGCGTGCTGGCCTTGTGCAAGGCGTTGGCGGCATCGTCCTTCGCCCGCTGCAATTCCTGCCGCATTTCGGACATTTCGGCCTGCGCATCGCGAACCGCACTCTTCGCCTCGTCGAGCTCATCCGCCATGAAAAGGGCAGCGAAGACCATATTGTCCGCCTCTTGCGCGGCGCGGGCTGTCCCCAGCTTTGCGTAATTGGCATCGATTAGCGCGCCAAACTTGGCGACTTTCTCCTCGTCACCAGGGCCGCAATTGATTGCGTAAGTGCGAGGGCCGACCTTGATCTTGACCTGGCTCATGCTTCGAGTTCCTCGATCAAGGCGTCCAATTCGCCAAGTGTATCAGCAACTTCCTCGCGCAATTTCTCATGTGCGTTGACCAGAGCCATGACACGGGAGGACTCGCCAGCGCCAGTTTGAGCGTCAGCGGATTTGCCTGATCTGGATTCGATTTTCGCGCGCACAGCATCGATCCGCGCCATCGCGGTGCTGATGCGGGACATCGCTTCTTCGATACGGCCTGCGCTCATAACGGGAGGGAAAATACCAAGATTTGCAGCAATCGCAAAGTGTTGGGCGCGCCTGTTGATAAGTGCTCTGTGATTTGGTGCAGACTTTGCAAATTCGGCAACTCATCAGTGGAGCGCGAAGGGGGAAGTGTTGACCTGTCAAAGCGCCTCGGCAATGGCATCCTGCACTGGTTCGGAAGGGTCGAATCGCTCCTTTTGCCCCAGCCCGCATACGCGACCCGCGCCCATTCACGCGCCAGCAGGAGCCTTCGACGCCCCATGACCATTGATGCAACCCGCCTCCAGCCGATGGCCAATGCCATCCGCGCCCTTTCGATGGATGCGGTTCAAGCCGCCAATTCAGGCCACCCCGGAATGCCGATGGGCATGGCCGATGTGGCCAGTGTGCTTTTCTCGAACCACCTGAAGTTCGATCCCAAGCGCCCCGACTGGGCCGATCGCGACCGCTTCGTGCTGTCAGCCGGTCATGGCTCGATGCTAATCTATTCGCTGCTGCACCTCAGCGGCTATGCGCGCCCGACGATGGAAGATATCGCCAACTTCCGCCAACTCGGATCGCCCTGCGCAGGACACCCTGAGAATTTTCTGCTCGAAGGCGTGGAATGCACCACCGGCCCACTGGGTCAGGGCGTTGCGATGGCTGTCGGCATGGCGATGGCCGAGCGGCATCTTAATGCGACATTCGGCGATGATCTGGTCGACCACCGCACCTGGGTAATCGCAGGCGATGGCTGCCTGATGGAGGGGGTCAACCACGAGGCCATCGGTCTTGCAGGCCACCTCAATCTGGGCCGTCTCAACGTGTTGTGGGACGACAATGCGATCACGATCGATGGCGCGACCGATCTTTCGACCAGCGAGAATATCAAAGCCCGCTACGAAGCGACCGGCTGGCATGTCACCGAGTGTGACGGCCATGATTTCGCCGATATCGAGCGCGCGCTGAGCGAGGCTAAGGCAGATCCACGCCCTTCACTGGTGGCGTGCAAGACAGTGATCGGCAAGGGCGCTCCGACCAAGCAGGGCACCAGCGCCACCCATGGCGCTCCGCTGGGGGCAGACGAGATTGCGGCTGCGCGCGAAGTCCTGGGCTGGCAAGCCGCTCCGTTCGAAGTTCCCGCCGAAATCCTCGCCGATTGGCGTGCGACGGGTCAAGCTGGCAGCGAAGCGCATGGCGAGTGGGAATCGCGCCTCGCCGCATCGGAGTATCGCGCCGAGTTCGAACGCCGGATGGCAGGCGATCTGCCGCATGGCGATGCGGCGAAGGACTACATTGCCTCGCTGATCGCGGACCCGGTCAAGGTCGCAACCCGCAAGGCCAGCGAAATGGCGCTCGCCCAGATCAATCCGCGCCTGCCGGACACGATTGGCGGCAGCGCCGACCTTACCGGATCGAACAACACCAAGGCGGGCGGGGTCGAAGCCTTCTCTGCCGACGATTATTCGGGCCGATATGTCTATTACGGCATCCGCGAATTCGGCATGGCCGCCGCGATGAACGGCATGGCGCTGCATGGCGGCGTAATCCCGTACAGCGGAACCTTCCTGGTCTTCACCGACTATGCGCGCGGCGCGATCCGACTGTCGGCGCTCCAGCAATGCCGCGTGATCTATGTGATGACGCATGATTCCATCGGCCTTGGCGAAGACGGCCCGACCCACCAGCCTGTCGAGCATCTCGCGTCACTCCGCGCGATGCCCAATGTGTTGGTAATGCGTCCCGCCGATGCTGTGGAGACAGCGGAGTGCTGGCAGCTTGCGCTCAGCCAGCCTGACCGTCCGACTATCCTTGCTCTGTCGCGTCAGGGTCTGCCGCAGGTCCGCCTCGAAGATGCAGGCGAAAACCTTTCGGCCAAGGGCGGCTATCGCCTTAAGTCGGCGGGAGCGGCGCGCAAAGTTGTCCTGCTGGCCACGGGTTCGGAAATCGGGCTCGCGATGGACTGCGCCGCCGCGCTTGAAGAAGCGGGCGTGGGGACCGATGTTGTCTCTATGGTCTGCACCGAGCTTTTCGACGAACAGGATGACGCCTACCGCGCCGACCTGCTCCCCGAAGATGCGCTGATCGTTTCGATCGAAGCGGCGAGCACGTTCGGCTGGCAGCGTTATACCGGCACAGATGGCCTCAATATCGGCATCGACTCATTCGGCGCGTCCGCTCCGGCGGGCGATCTGTTTGCCCATTTTGGCTTCACCACTGAAGCCATCGTTCCCCAAATCCAGAGCAAATTGAACAACTAAGCAGGAGCTCCTCTCAATGGCTACCAAAGTCGCTATCAACGGTTTTGGCCGCATCGGCCGCCTCGTCGCCCGCGCAATCCTCGAACGCAGCGATCATGATCTTGAACTGGTTTCGATCAACGATCTTGCTGACACCAAATCGAACGCGCTGCTGTTTCAGTACGATTCCACCCATGGCCGCTTCCCCGGCACGGTTGACGTCGCTGACGGTGCGATGATCGTGAATGGCAAGTCGATTGCCGTGACCTCAGAGCGCGATCCGGGCAACCTGCCGCATGCCGCGCAAGGCATCGATATCGTGCTCGAATGCACCGGTTTCTTCCAAAGCCATGAAGCCGCCGAACCGCACATTACGGCGGGCGCAAAGCGGGTGCTGATCTCGGCTCCGGCAAAGAACGTGTCGGCCACCATCGTTTACGGCGTGAACCACGAAGTGCTCACCGCCGACGATGTGATCGTGTCGAACGCCAGCTGCACGACCAACTGCCTCTCGCCCGTTGCCAAGGTGCTGAACGAGACGGTGGGGATCGAGCGCGGCTTCATGAC
It encodes:
- the thyA gene encoding thymidylate synthase → MSDPKESGVNPHPEQQYLDLMRHIWEQGSERVDRTGVGTRSIAGAMLRYDLAGGAMPLLTTKRVYWKTATREMLWFLTGETNIRPLVLQGVKIWNEWPHARYIKETGEKIALDDFVQRIADDEAFAVRWGDLGPVYGKQWVDWPTYRYRKDGLYERGPGINQVAEVVESLKTNPGSRRHIIEGWNVAELDRMALPPCHKTYQFHVSGNRLNCLLYQRSCDVALGLPFNLWSAALLTCMMAQQTGLEPGELVWMGGDVHLYMNHAHLIEEQLSREPSGKPVFEITRKPETIFDYKIEDFVVHDYAPQAPIKAPVAV
- a CDS encoding thiamine pyrophosphate-dependent enzyme; translated protein: MADSADPTPQGGNRPKLALHVPEPKFRPGDQADFSDIDIGQPGDQPRPDESTKPEDMKDLAYGLVRVLGDDNKAHGPWDPKLDPDTLRTMLGHMAMVRAFDERMFRGQRQGKTSFYMKCTGEEATSVSASMALASDDMVFPSYRQQGILIARGYPLIEMINQIYSNKGDKLKGRQLPIMYSSREHSFFSISGNLATQTPQAVGWAMASAIKGDSRIAATWVGEGSTAEGDFHSACTFAAVYNAPVILNVINNQWAISSFSGFAGAERTTFAARALGYGLAGLRVDGNDALACYAAQQWAANRARANQGPTLIEFFTYRAEGHSTSDDPSVYRSAQEQDEWPLGDPVMRLKNHMIAIGEWDEERHAAMDLEAAELVKKTTKEAEKNGILGHGLHHPFHTMFEDVFEELPWHLEEQAAQATRERKIKWPDSHPKDGAGK
- a CDS encoding alpha-ketoacid dehydrogenase subunit beta, which translates into the protein MSADVKTDAPAEAVEERRINMIEAINEALDTMLARDPDVIVMGEDIGYFGGVFRCTAGLQEKHGKTRVFDTPISECGIIGVAVGMGAYGLRPVPEIQFADYIYPGLDQLISEAARLRYRSATEYIAPMTVRSPFGGGIFGGQTHSQSPESIFTHVSGLKTVIPSTPYDAKGLLISCIEDNDPVIFFEPKRIYNGPFTGFYDKPVEPWKKHPDSAVPEGYYKVPLGKARHVAEGEELTVLAYGTMVHVAEAVCREKGIDADILDLRTLVPLDIEAIEASVKKTGRCLIVHEATRTSGFGSELSALVTERCFYHLEAPVERVTGFDTPYPHSLEWAYFPGPVRIGEAIDKILKD
- a CDS encoding dihydrolipoamide acetyltransferase family protein translates to MAKFTFNMPDVGEGVAEAEIVEWHVKVGDTVSEDQHLVDVMTDKATIDIESPVDGTVVEVAGEVGDVIAVGSMLLVVEVEGEVSEEAEEEASTSEPAPASEPAPAPEPAPTPAPAPAPSPAPEPEPAPAPASAKVLASPAVRQRARDLGIDLGEVKPADDGRVRHGDLDQFLAYNSGGGFAPAGQTRTDEPIKVIGLRKRIAQNMSAAKRNIPHFTYVEECDVTALEAMRADLNNARGSKPKLTMLPLLISAFCKLIPSYPMINARYDDEAGVVTRHGSVHLGMATQTDNGLMVPVIRDAQARNLWQLANEIGRLANAARDGSAKSEELSGSTLTVTSLGPLGGVATTPVINRPEVAIIGPNRIIERPMFVRQPDGSERIEKRKLMNISISCDHRVVDGFDAASFIQDVKKLIETPVLLLSD
- a CDS encoding MFS transporter, with the protein product MASNADAGAKPVEVPNPAGEIPPPSLALKLLHGFGAAAFGIKNNGFDYFLLLFYGSVIGLEPSLVGLAILIALVFDAFSDPLVGYWSDNFSSRWGRRHPFMYAAALPVGLSYFLLWNPPDLSQFGLFVYLTVLAILIRTFITFYETPSSALLPELSRDYQERTSLQSFRLFFGWVGGNMMSILMFGVLLTGPLGMRDREAYETYGVIAGIVLFAAIIVSAIGTHHRIPTLTKPKASTESFGVRRVFREMYEVLSERSFLALFAATIVFAVAAGLHAGLIFLMLNHFWGFSEEQIFIWTALVFVSAAIALVIAPRAARRWGKKRATIVLGLLAFSIQPAPYLLRLAGMMPENGDPILFPIIVAVNTLDLAFIIAVQAVSYAMIADLVESNQLKTGRRNEGVYYAAMTFTRKTTQGLGVLAAGAILTVIAFPDNPESGTVPADTLWWLGALYAPSLLVLYMVALFFVSRYKIDKAQHEANLAALSDKFD
- a CDS encoding metalloregulator ArsR/SmtB family transcription factor — translated: MVDNNETVLSVFRALGDPSRLAMIERLSRGPANVSELAEPLDMSLAGASKHVGVLEAAGLLVRTKRGRERVCELRPGALFEARDWVQRYSKFWNERLDALEQALEADENE
- a CDS encoding SRPBCC family protein; protein product: MSDYGIQTGPSELQFTRLFNASADKVWQFLVDPEKRKLWFCGGSTDDHVGGKITFEFDHRRLSESDPPEKYASEEVVTHYGEILEINPPRRLAFTWFESAGADSSVVEIDLKPLGEGQTELRLVHKGVVGREMLIGVFAGWHGHFDLLAEVLVGPRTTDFWVRDQQLEAEYESKI
- a CDS encoding DUF2842 domain-containing protein, translated to MREEPTWRIPVGILALFIALMVYAIVIARYAPGLIGQWPGLAQTIVYLVLGIIWLLPLKRFLIWMETGSWSPPQEPD
- a CDS encoding 5-formyltetrahydrofolate cyclo-ligase, translated to MTSKSDLRKALRAARKEHVAAQSDAIRALLFNRPPAPLLEKIGNEAVIGLYHANSVEAPAGGYARFFHEAGHRIALPAFTAPDAPMIFREHSDPHGESDLEKGAFGMLQPASDAADVAPDVLFIPLVGFTAALERLGQGGGHYDRWLAANPGRMVIGLAWDVQLVEELPLEPHDMPLDAIVTPTRIYGIG
- the zapA gene encoding cell division protein ZapA, producing MSQVKIKVGPRTYAINCGPGDEEKVAKFGALIDANYAKLGTARAAQEADNMVFAALFMADELDEAKSAVRDAQAEMSEMRQELQRAKDDAANALHKASTQIEHDKERAGGKQAQLLAEVETLRKAEERARKDNDILRQEVADLKEQARHQHDLFGGPAEDAAHSEALAEKLEALAARAEEAASELEGQAAGS
- the tkt gene encoding transketolase, whose protein sequence is MTIDATRLQPMANAIRALSMDAVQAANSGHPGMPMGMADVASVLFSNHLKFDPKRPDWADRDRFVLSAGHGSMLIYSLLHLSGYARPTMEDIANFRQLGSPCAGHPENFLLEGVECTTGPLGQGVAMAVGMAMAERHLNATFGDDLVDHRTWVIAGDGCLMEGVNHEAIGLAGHLNLGRLNVLWDDNAITIDGATDLSTSENIKARYEATGWHVTECDGHDFADIERALSEAKADPRPSLVACKTVIGKGAPTKQGTSATHGAPLGADEIAAAREVLGWQAAPFEVPAEILADWRATGQAGSEAHGEWESRLAASEYRAEFERRMAGDLPHGDAAKDYIASLIADPVKVATRKASEMALAQINPRLPDTIGGSADLTGSNNTKAGGVEAFSADDYSGRYVYYGIREFGMAAAMNGMALHGGVIPYSGTFLVFTDYARGAIRLSALQQCRVIYVMTHDSIGLGEDGPTHQPVEHLASLRAMPNVLVMRPADAVETAECWQLALSQPDRPTILALSRQGLPQVRLEDAGENLSAKGGYRLKSAGAARKVVLLATGSEIGLAMDCAAALEEAGVGTDVVSMVCTELFDEQDDAYRADLLPEDALIVSIEAASTFGWQRYTGTDGLNIGIDSFGASAPAGDLFAHFGFTTEAIVPQIQSKLNN